A DNA window from Brassica napus cultivar Da-Ae chromosome C1, Da-Ae, whole genome shotgun sequence contains the following coding sequences:
- the LOC106422663 gene encoding eukaryotic translation initiation factor 4E-1-like, with protein MAVEDTLKPNVATEESNPNSVDHPIDRYHEEGDDAEEGEIVDESGKSAVPESHPLEHSWTLWFDNPSVKSKQTTWGSSLRSVFTFSTVEDFWSLYNNIRHPSKLANGADLYCFKHNIEPKWEDPICANGGKWTMNFPREKSDKPFLYTLLALIGEQFDHGDEICGAVVNVRTKQERISIWTKNSSNEAAQVSIGRQWKEFLDYNSSIGFIIHEDAKKLDRGAKNTYTA; from the exons ATGGCGGTAGAAGACACACTCAAGCCTAATGTTGCTACGGAAGAATCGAATCCCAATTCTGTAGATCACCCGATCGATCGATACCATGAGGAAGGCGACGATGCTGAGGAAGGAGAGATCGTAGACGAATCGGGCAAATCCGCCGTCCCCGAATCGCATCCGCTGGAGCATTCGTGGACTCTCTGGTTCGATAACCCTTCCGTCAAATCAAAACAGACGACTTGGGGAAGCTCCTTACGATCCGTCTTCACCTTCTCCACCGTCGAGGATTTCTGGAG TTTGTACAATAACATTCGGCATCCGAGCAAGCTAGCTAACGGAGCTGACTTGTACTGTTTCAAACACAATATTGAACCTAAGTGGGAGGATCCTATCTGCGCCAACGGAGGCAAATGGACTATGAACTTCCCTAGGGAGAAGTCTGATAAGCCCTTTCTTTACACC TTGCTTGCATTGATTGGAGAACAGTTTGACCATGGAGATGAAATCTGTGGGGCTGTTGTTAACGTTAGAACTAAGCAAGAAAGGATATCCATTTGGACTAAAAACTCTTCCAACGAAGCTGCTCAG GTGAGCATTGGGAGACAATGGAAAGAGTTTCTTGATTACAACAGCAGCATTGGTTTCATCATCCAT GAGGATGCGAAGAAGCTGGACAGGGGCGCAAAGAACACTTACACTGCCTGA
- the LOC106422762 gene encoding 60S ribosomal protein L32-1 — protein MAVPLLTKKVVKKRSAKFIRPQSDRRITVKESWRRPKGIDSRVRRKFKGVTLMPNVGYGSDKKTRHYLPNGFKKFVVHNTSDLELLMMHNRTYCAEIAHNVSTKKRKAIVERASQLDIVVTNRLARLRSQEDE, from the exons atggcggTCCCGTTGCTTACGAAGAAGGTTGTGAAGAAGAGGTCTGCCAAGTTCATCAGACCCCAGAGCGACCGTAGAATCACAGTCAAG GAAAGCTGGAGGAGGCCAAAGGGTATTGACTCCAGGGTTAGAAGAAAGTTCAAGGGTGTGACTTTGATGCCCAATGTGGGTTACGGATCTGACAAGAAGACGCGCCACTACCTCCCCAATGGGTTCAAGAAGTTTGTTGTGCACAACACGAGTGACCTCGAGTTGTTGATGATGCACAACAGGACCTACTGCGCTGAGATTGCTCACAACGTTTCTACCAAGAAGAGGAAGGCTATTGTGGAGAGAGCTTCTCAGTTGGATATTGTTGTTACCAACAGGCTTGCTAGGCTCCGTAGCCAAGAAGACGAGTGA
- the LOC111215170 gene encoding protein MEI2-like 3, translated as MNIPNGKFPNASSDNTSFFSSSLPLLPQQNLNPLDQIASGLNHFNDDHDSHPMDEEQLLAGLMDEINLTSLPNTLDDSEEYDLFGSGGGLELESDLPRMSFADSKTANGYFQNGMGSVAGEHPYGEHPSRTLFVRNINSTVDDSELRAIFEQYGDIRTLYTACKHRGFVMVSYYDIRASRAAMRALQTKMLKGRKLDIHFSIPKDNPSEKDVNQGTLVVFNLAPSVSNRDLENIFGAYGEIKEIRETPNKRHHKFVEFFDVRSADSALKALNRTDIAGKRIKLEHSRPGGARRNMMLQMNPEYEQDDSRSYLNLADSPLASSPAGNYWGNSPVDHSPLQSLSRSPLSPTLSSILNSQRVSHLDHLFPTSHKASAYQQTQSYGTASSYGSLNSLSGSEFPSSSLWHMNQFPSNGKAHMFPYSALNGSNHVGSAPSGFFRRSSETSSMGSAAFRGASGNAAPRNMREAGSPSFRMVSSLRHSQLFTGSVSSYQWPVATTASIDGCNMNQVDSKTQFQLDLSKIMSGEDLRTTLMIKNIPNKYTRKMLLAAIDETNRGTYDFLYLPIDFKNKCNVGYAFINMVSPTFIIALYEAFDGKKWDKFNSEKVASLAYARIQGKTALMAHFQNSSLMNEDRRCHPIVFDGPESSYPFIVDMEHSQDQSTHRS; from the exons ATGAATATCCCAAATGGAAAATTCCCCAATGCTTCAAGTGATAATACTTCCTTCTTTTCCAGCTCTCTGCctcttcttccacaacaaaACC TCAATCCTCTTGATCAAATTGCTTCCGGGTTAAACCATTTCAATGATGATCATGACTCACATCCAATGGATGAGGAACAGCTTCTGGCTGGTCTAATGGATGAGATAAACTTAACTTCATTGCCAAATACATTAGATGACTCGGAAGAGTATGACTTATTTGGTAGCGGAGGAGGTCTTGAACTAGAGTCTGACCTCCCAAGAATGAGTTTTGCTGACTCCAAAACTGCAAATGGTTATTTCCAAAACGGAATGGGATCCGTTGCTGGCGAGCATCCTTATGGTGAACACCCTTCAAGGACTCTGTTTGTTAGGAATATTAATAGCACCGTTGATGATTCAGAACTCAGAGCTATCTTtgag CAATATGGAGACATCCGAACTCTGTATACAGCCTGCAAGCATAGGGGTTTTGTAATGGTCTCTTACTACGATATCCGTGCTTCGAGAGCAGCTATGCGAGCCTTACAAACCAAGATGCTTAAAGGGAGGAAACTTGACATACACTTCTCCATCCCTAAG GATAATCCATCAGAGAAAGATGTTAATCAAGGAACTCTTGTGGTATTCAACTTGGCTCCATCAGTATCAAACAGAGACCTCGAAAACATATTTGGAGCTTATGGAGAGATCAAGGAG ATAAGGGAAACACCAAATAAGAGGCATCACAAATTTGTTGAATTTTTTGACGTTAGATCGGCTGATTCAGCTCTCAAGGCTTTGAACAGGACTGACATTGCTGGAAAGCGTATCAAGCTTGAACATAGCCGTCCTGGTGGTGCTCGTCGCAA CATGATGTTGCAAATGAATCCAGAGTATGAGCAGGATGATTCACGCAGCTACCTGAATCTTGCTGACTCTCCTTTAGCCAGCTCTCCTGCTGGGAACTACTGGGGTAACAGCCCTGTTGATCATAGTCCTCTACAAAGTCTCAGCAGGTCTCCACTGAGTCCAACGCTTTCTTCTATTCTGAATTCTCAAAGAGTTAGCCACTTGGATCATCTGTTTCCAACGAGTCACAAAGCTTCTGCTTATCAGCAAACGCAGTCTTATGGTACTGCTTCCTCGTATGGTTCTTTGAACTCATTATCTGGATCAGAGTTCCCTAGCTCTTCACTCTGGCATATGAATCAGTTCCCTTCAAACGGAAAAGCTCACATGTTTCCATACTCGGCTCTAAACGGATCCAACCATGTTGGATCCGCACCGTCTGGATTCTTTAGGAGGTCTTCTGAGACTTCATCCATGGGTTCAGCAGCTTTCCGAGGAGCAAGTGGTAATGCAGCACCAAGAAACATGCGTGAAGCTGGCTCCCCAAGTTTCAGAATGGTTTCTTCTCTAAGACATAGTCAACTTTTTACGGGCAGTGTCTCTTCTTACCAGTGGCCTGTTGCAACAACGGCTTCAATTGACGGTTGTAACATGAACCAAGTGGACAGCAAGACACAGTTTCAGCTTGACTTGAGTAAGATCATGAGCGGTGAAGATTTACGGACAACCTTGATGATCAAAAACATCCCTAATAA GTATACTAGGAAGATGCTGTTAGCTGCCATTGACGAGACTAACAGAGGAACTTATGATTTTCTATATCTGCCTATTGATTTCAAG AATAAATGCAATGTTGGCTATGCGTTTATCAACATGGTGTCTCCTACTTTCATCATTGCATTGTACGAG GCCTTTGATGGGAAAAAATGGGATAAGTTCAACAGCGAGAAAGTTGCTTCCTTGGCTTATGCCCGGATCCAAGGCAAAACCGCACTCATGGCTCACTTCCAGAACTCAAGCTTAATGAACGAAGACAGGAGGTGCCACCCTATTGTCTTTGATGGACCAGAGTCTAGCTATCCG TTCATCGTGGACATGGAGCATTCACAGGACCAGAGCACACATCGAAGCTGA
- the LOC106391876 gene encoding phytochrome E: protein MGFESSSSAASNMKQPQKSNTAQQYSVDAGLLADFDHSVNSGKSFNYSKSMISPPNNVPDERITAYLSNIQRGGLVQPFGCLIAVQEPSFRILGVSDNCIDFLGLSLASTSQPNEFTVKGLIGIDARSLFTPSSGASLAKAASFTEISLMNPVLVHSRTTTTAQKPFYAILHRIDAGIVIDLEPAKSSDPALTLAGAVQSQKLAVRAISRLQSLPGGDIGALCDTVVEDVQRLTGYDRVMVYQFHEDDHGEVVSEIRRSDLEPYLGLHYPATDIPQAARFLFKQNRVRMICDCNATPVKVVQSDELKRSLCLVNSTLRAPHSCHTQYMANMGSIASLALAIVTKTKNSSKLWGLVVGHHCSPRYVPFPLRYACEFLMQAFGLQLQMELQLASQLSEKKAMKTQTLLCDMLLRDTVSAIVTQSPGIMDLVKCDGAALYYKGKCWLVGVTPSESQVKDLVDWLVENHGDESTGLTTDSLVDAGYPGAVSLGDKVCGVAAAGISLKDYLIWFRSNTASAIKWGGAKHLPKDKDDAGRMHPRSSFKAFLEVAKSRSLPWEASEIDAIHSLRVIMRESFTISTPVVLSSGNNNGVVGRDASELTSFVCEMVRVIETATAPIFGVDSNGCVNGWNNKTAEMTGLGAGEAMGKSLADEIVQEESRGALESVLSKALRGEEKKNVMLKLRKFGNKDSSSSDVCVLVNSCTSRDYTEKIVGVCFVGQDMTSEKAITDRFIRLQGDYKTIVQSLNPLIPPIFASDENARCSEWNAAMEKLTGWSKHEVIGRMLPGEVFGDLCKVKCQDTLTKFLISLYQGIAGGGNVPESSLVGFFSKEGKYIEASLTANKSTNTEGKVIGCFFFLQIINKESSSSSPEVKESAQSFNELAYIRQEIKNPLNGIRFAHKLLESSEISENQRQFLETSDACEKQIATIIEDTDLKSIEEGKLQMETEEFRLESVLDTIISQVMIMLRERKSQLRVEVSQEIKTLPLYGDRVKLQLILADLLRNIVNHAPFPDSWVGIKISPGHKLARDNDRYIHLQFRMIHPGKGLPSEMLSDMFETREGWVTPDGLGLKLSRKLLEQMNGRVSYVREDERCFFQVDLQVKTRLGVETIGTEAGSSI, encoded by the exons ATGGGATTCGAGAGCTCTTCATCAGCCGCAAGCAACATGAAACAACCACAAAAGTCCAACACAGCTCAACAATACTCCGTCGACGCCGGCCTCTTAGCCGACTTCGACCACTCAGTCAACTCCGGCAAGTCCTTCAACTACTCCAAGTCCATGATCTCCCCTCCCAACAACGTCCCCGACGAGCGCATCACCGCCTACCTCTCCAACATCCAAAGAGGCGGCCTCGTCCAGCCCTTCGGCTGCCTCATCGCCGTCCAAGAGCCTAGCTTCAGGATCCTCGGCGTCAGCGACAACTGCATCGACTTCCTCGGCCTCTCTCTCGCTTCCACCTCTCAACCAAACGAGTTCACCGTCAAGGGTTTGATCGGAATCGACGCCAGGTCGCTCTTCACTCCTTCCTCGGGAGCTTCCTTGGCCAAAGCTGCTTCCTTTACTGAAATCTCGTTGATGAACCCTGTTCTAGTTCATTCCAGAACCACCACCACGGCCCAGAAGCCCTTTTACGCTATCCTTCACAGGATTGATGCAGGGATTGTGATTGATTTGGAGCCCGCCAAGTCATCTGACCCGGCTCTGACTCTCGCCGGGGCCGTTCAGTCTCAGAAGCTCGCTGTCAGAGCCATCTCCAGGCTCCAGTCGCTTCCTGGAGGGGACATTGGTGCTTTGTGTGATACCGTTGTGGAAGATGTCCAGAGGCTCACCGGCTACGACCGTGTTATGGTCTACCAGTTTCACGAAGATGATCACGGCGAAGTTGTTTCGGAGATCAGACGCTCTGATCTCGAGCCTTACTTGGGTTTGCACTACCCTGCGACTGATATCCCGCAGGCTGCACGGTTCTTGTTTAAACAGAACCGTGTAAGAATGATCTGTGATTGTAATGCCACTCCGGTTAAGGTTGTGCAGAGCGATGAGCTTAAGAGATCTCTTTGTTTGGTGAACTCTACACTAAGAGCTCCTCACAGCTGCCATACTCAGTATATGGCTAATATGGGTTCTATTGCATCTCTCGCGCTTGCTATTGTGACTAAAACCAAAAACTCCAGCAAGCTCTGGGGGTTAGTGGTGGGCCACCACTGTTCACCTAGATACGTGCCCTTCCCGTTACGTTACGCTTGCGAGTTTCTGATGCAAGCGTTTGGACTCCAGCTTCAGATGGAGCTTCAGTTAGCGTCGCAGCTGTCTGAGAAGAAGGCTATGAAGACGCAGACTTTGCTGTGCGATATGCTTCTCCGTGATACTGTTTCCGCTATCGTGACGCAGTCTCCTGGCATTATGGACCTCGTGAAGTGCGATGGAGCGGCGTTGTATTACAAGGGGAAGTGCTGGCTGGTTGGTGTGACTCCCAGCGAGTCGCAGGTTAAGGACCTGGTGGATTGGCTGGTGGAGAATCACGGTGATGAGTCTACAGGTTTGACTACTGATAGTTTGGTGGATGCTGGTTACCCTGGCGCTGTCTCTCTCGGAGATAAGGTTTGCGGCGTGGCTGCGGCGGGGATCTCTTTGAAAGACTACTTGATTTGGTTCAGGTCTAATACCGCTAGTGCAATCAAATGGGGAGGAGCTAAGCATCTCCCCAAGGATAAGGATGATGCGGGAAGGATGCATCCGAGGTCGTCTTTTAAAGCCTTTCTTGAAGTTGCAAAGAGCAGGAGCTTGCCGTGGGAAGCCTCTGAGATCGACGCGATTCATTCCCTGCGGGTGATAATGAGAGAGTCGTTTACTATCTCAACGCCTGTTGTGTTGTCGTCTGGTAATAATAACGGTGTGGTGGGGAGAGATGCGAGTGAGCTTACTTCTTTTGTGTGTGAGATGGTTAGAGTGATTGAAACCGCGACTGCGCCTATCTTTGGTGTTGATTCTAATGGATGTGTCAATGGTTGGAATAATAAAACCGCCGAGATGACGGGGCTGGGAGCTGGTGAAGCTATGGGGAAGTCACTTGCTGATGAGATTGTTCAGGAGGAGTCACGTGGAGCTCTTGAGAGTGTCTTGTCTAAAGCCTTACGaggtgaagagaagaagaacgtTATGCTTAAACTGAGAAAGTTTGGTAACAAggattcatcttcttctgatGTGTGTGTTCTCGTTAACTCATGCACGAGTAGAGACTATACGGAGAAAATAGTCGGTGTCTGCTTCGTTGGTCAAGACATGACTAGCGAGAAGGCAATAACGGATAGGTTCATCAGACTGCAAGGAGACTACAAGACGATTGTCCAAAGCTTAAACCCATTGATCCCACCTATATTCGCATCTGATGAGAACGCTCGTTGCTCAGAGTGGAACGCAGCAATGGAGAAGCTCACCGGGTGGTCGAAGCACGAGGTGATTGGGAGAATGCTACCGGGTGAAGTCTTTGGAGATTTATGCAAAGTGAAGTGCCAAGATACACTCACAAAGTTCTTGATCTCTCTGTACCAAGGCATTGCTGGTGGTGGTAATGTTCCAGAGAGTTCGCTTGTTGGTTTCTTTAGTAAAGAAGGGAAGTACATAGAAGCATCCTTAACGGCGAACAAGAGTACGAACACGGAAGGGAAAGTCATAggatgtttcttcttcttgcagATTATCAATAAAGAATCGAGTTCTAGCTCACCAGAGGTGAAAGAGAGCGCTCAGAGTTTCAACGAGTTGGCTTACATAAGGCAAGAGATCAAGAACCCTCTCAACGGTATCCGGTTTGCGCATAAGCTTCTTGAATCCTCGGAGATTTCAGAGAACCAGAGGCAGTTTCTGGAGACCAGCGATGCTTGTGAGAAGCAGATCGCAACGATAATAGAAGACACTGACTTGAAAAGCATTGAGGAAGG CAAGTTGCAAATGGAGACAGAGGAGTTTCGACTTGAGAGTGTTTTGGACACAATCATAAGCCAAGTGATGATTATGTTGAGAGAGAGGAAGTCACAACTCAGAGTTGAAGTCTCCCAGGAGATCAAAACTCTGCCTCTATATGGTGACAGAGTAAAGCTTCAGCTCATTCTTGCTGATCTTCTGCGCAACATTGTGAATCATGCCCCCTTCCCAGATAGTTGGGTAGGAATCAAGATCTCACCAGGCCACAAGCTTGCACGCGACAATGATCGCTATATCCATCTACAGTTCAG GATGATACATCCTGGAAAGGGACTTCCTTCAGAGATGCTAAGTGATATGTTTGAGACCCGAGAAGGATGGGTCACGCCTGATGGGTTAGGACTAAAGCTTTCAAGGAAACTGCTGGAGCAGATGAATGGTCGTGTGAGTTATGTTAGAGAAGACGAACGTTGTTTCTTTCAAGTGGATCTTCAAGTTAAGACAAGGTTAGGTGTTGAGACCATAGGAACAGAGGCTGGTTCAAGCATATAG
- the LOC111215169 gene encoding GBF-interacting protein 1-like → MGGRGGGGDVSNAKTGGVPASSRKVVESLKEIVNCSDLEIYAMLVDCDMDPDETVSRLLSQDTFHEVKSKRDKKKETKDPAESWTRSTPNRGARSGGYDGYNTSRGGGNRFKSSERASVQSVPVNRRENGTRNHWAGSSSTPGVLGRQPPPNSDPTNSEVKKAQPAGSTEGVTSSSLPTPAYQSAWANANPGQRTMADIVKMGRPLHQKKNVAVPRSTETQESGSKAPLKDEWPSIQKQVVSYPTSSSLLKPAAESEVPVDQFSEPQHLNETPLDDVPVASPPASVSNRNLLDDDDDDAARDSSEYEDENNKVEPHAFEENRGEDVSASVATGFEQLTIENEEDHETLIKEDKPPVIIPSHLQVHTSECSHLMFGSFGLGLGSGQASSGLNDSLEATKETEDNSSFRHPESDFYGEEEEQLTELRNAGTDEQTSYQIDSTARNYHASSDSETEEAARHEPPPLQEDHQYKFSSPPDYGFENSQQLNPPSETNPQMQSLDNFPNAMHQGIQDAREPDLHYSPFPTKYNNPTPSSLSGSMAEALRASSISPQNAMPSGAGEQAAALAQHLALNPYSHQPGMPLGHYGNLMSYPFMPQSYNPYMPSAFQQAFPSGNHHQSMLPQYKTQATAPPVPPPSAYGFGGGGSALSSNFPLNSTSAPNSYEDVLSSQFRDSNHLASSLQQQNEHLAAWHQGQQSNSRVVPGSGYYSHQNQQPPGFRQAQLLQQPSQQQQQQHFGGHSYGSHYHSQASMSLDHLHHQQQQNARDASKQTHQQLWPNNY, encoded by the exons ATGGGAGGTCGAGGCGGCGGAGGCGACGTAAGTAACGCGAAGACGGGTGGTGTTCCGGCGTCTAGTAGAAAGGTGGTTGAGAGTTTGAAAGAGATCGTGAACTGTTCTGACTTGGAGATCTACGCGATGCTTGTGGATTGCGATATGGATCCTGACGAGACCGTTAGTCGTCTTCTTTCTCAAG ATACTTTTCACGAGGTGAAGAGCAAACGAGACAAGAAGAAAGAG ACCAAAGATCCAGCAGAGTCCTGGACACGTAGCACACCCAATCGCGGTGCTAGAAGCGGCGGTTATGACGGCTACAACACCTCTCGAGGTGGTGGGAACAGATTTAAATCCAGTG AGAGGGCAAGTGTTCAAAGTGTACCTGTAAACAGAAGAGAGAACGGAACACGTAACCATTGGGCTGGCTCTTCTTCAACACCTGGTGTCCTTGGGCGCCAACCTCCACCCAACAG TGATCCTACTAACTCTGAAGTTAAGAAAGCACAACCAGCGGGTTCGACTGAAGGAGTTACTTCATCTTCGCTGCCAACTCCTGCGTATCAATCCGCTTGGGCCAATGCCAACCCCGGGCAGAGAACAATGGCTGATATTGTGAAAATGGGTAGGCCTCTTCATCAGAAGAAGAACGTTGCTGTGCCTCGATCAACAGAGACTCAAGAGAGTGGAAGCAAAGCTCCGTTGAAGGATGAATGGCCTTCTATTCAGAAGCAAGTCGTTTCTTAtccaacatcttcttctctcttgaAACCAGCTGCTGAATCTGAAGTACCTGTTGACCAATTTAGCGAGCCTCAGCATCTGAATGAGACTCCTTTGGATGACGTGCCAGTTGCATCTCCACCTGCTTCAGTATCCAACAGAAATTtgcttgatgatgatgatgatgatgctgctAGAGACTCCTCGGAATATGAAGACGAAAACAACAAAGTGGAGCCACATGCTTTTGAGGAAAATAGAG GTGAAGATGTTTCTGCATCTGTTGCAACTGGTTTTGAGCAACTAACCATAGAGAACGAAGAAGACCATGAAACATTAATCAAAGAAGACAAACCTCCGGTGATAATCCCAAGTCACCTACAAGTTCATACCTCAGAATGCTCACACCTGATGTTTGGTAGCTTTGGCTTGGGGTTGGGATCTGGCCAAGCTAGTAGTGGCTTGAATGATAGCTTGGAGGCGAcaaaagaaacagaagataATTCATCATTCAGACACCCTGAGTCTGACTTCtatggagaggaagaagaacaaCTCACTGAACTCAGGAACGCTGGTACTGATGAACAAACATCATATCAAATCGATTCAACCGCCAGGAACTACCATGCTTCCTCGGATTCTGAAACAGAAGAAGCAGCGCGACATgaacctcctcctcttcaagAAGATCATCAGTACAAGTTCTCATCACCTCCAGATTATGGATTTGAAAACAGCCAACAGTTGAATCCTCCATCAGAGACAAACCCACAGATGCAGAGTCTTGATAACTTCCCCAACGCAATG CATCAAGGCATTCAAGATGCAAGAGAACCTGATCTTCACTACTCACCTTTCCCAACAAAATATAACAATCCCACTCCCTCTTCCCTTAGCGGTTCCATGGCTGAG GCACTAAGGGCTTCGAGTATTTCTCCACAAAACGCAATGCCCAGTGGTGCAGGAGAACAAGCAGCAGCACTTGCTCAACACCTGGCCTTAAACCCATACTCTCATCAGCCTGGGATGCCTTTAGGGCATTATGGTAATCTGATGAGCTATCCGTTCATGCCACAGAGTTACAACCCTTACATGCCTTCAGCGTTCCAGCAAGCTTTTCCGTCTGGTAACCATCATCAGTCTATGCTACCGCAATACAAGACTCAAGCAACTGCTCCTCCTGTTCCTCCCCCCTCTGCCTATGGTTTTGGTGGTGGAGGCTCCGCATTGAGTAGCAACTTCCCTTTGAATTCCACAAGCGCTCCAAACTCCTATGAAGATGTCTTGAGCTCGCAGTTTAGGGACAGCAATCACTTGGCATCATCACTTCAACAGCAG AACGAACACTTAGCAGCATGGCATCAAGGACAACAATCCAACTCACGTGTGGTTCCAGGAAGTGGATATTACAGCCATCAGAATCAACAGCCTCCTGGTTTCCGTCAAGCCCAACTACTGCAGCAGCCatctcaacaacaacaacaacagcattTTGGAGGACATAGCTATGGGAGTCATTACCATTCACAAGCTTCAATGTCACTAGATCATCTCCatcaccaacaacaacaaaacgCCAGAGATGCTTCTAAACAGACCCACCAACAGTTATGGCCCAACAACTACTGA
- the LOC111215167 gene encoding two-pore potassium channel 3-like has product MADDRSGGNSNNTDPLLRYMISPRSKKPPPILFPLPEDDKIAIPMPLTPSEFKDRLIFGPSSRSPRDYSSQYFDSQSPSSSSSAAAAAAGDTFSDSSSLAPLLLPPPRPDPLFHGHALHRSKTAPAMSVINDLHLPIPHQKDLASPSSRSVVRQAFALLVVYLSLGVLIYSLNRDHYVVDQTHPVVDGLYFCIVTMCTIGYGDITPNSVVTKLFSIMFVLVGFGFIDILLSGMVSYVLDLQESYMLDSAKRREEPEKGRSYIIDVKKGRMRIRLKVGLALGVVVLCIALGVGIMHFIEDIDWLDSFYLSVMSVTTVGYGDRAFKTLPGRLFAAVWLLVSTLAVARAFLYLAEARVDKRNRERAKKVLCEAMSVSQFFAADIDNNGCVSKAEYVIYKLKEMGKITDKDITLISKQFDKLDRCSNGKITLGDLLDSSSGD; this is encoded by the exons atGGCAGACGACAGAAGTGGCGGTAATAGCAACAACACAGACCCATTACTCCGATACATGATTAGCCCAAGATCGAAAAAACCGCCGCCGATTCTGTTTCCCTTACCGGAAGACGACAAAATCGCTATCCCGATGCCGTTGACACCGTCGGAGTTCAAAGACCGTTTAATCTTCGGACCTTCCTCACGCTCGCCGCGAGATTATTCCTCTCAATACTTCGATTCTCAATCGCCGTCGTCatcctcctccgccgccgccgccgccgccggagATACTTTCTCCGACTCCTCATCGCTAGCTCCTCTCCTCCTCCCACCACCACGACCGGACCCATTGTTCCACGGCCACGCGCTCCACAGATCCAAAACCGCGCCGGCGATGTCCGTGATCAACGATCTCCACCTCCCGATTCCTCACCAGAAAGATCTCGCGTCGCCGTCGTCGCGCTCCGTCGTGAGACAAGCGTTTGCTCTTCTCGTCGTCTATCTCTCCTTAGGCGTGCTTATCTACTCGCTGAACCGTGACCACTACGTAGTCGATCAAACCCATCCCGTCGTCGATGGGCTTTACTTTTGCATTGTCACGATGTGCACCATCGGTTACGGAGACATCACGCCCAACAGCGTCGTCACCAAGCTGTTCTCGATCATGTTTGTCCTCGTTGGGTTCGGTTTTATCGATATTCTGCTTAGTGGGATGGTTTCGTACGTTCTTGATCTTCAAGAGAGCTACATGTTGGACTCTGCTAAGCGGAGAGAGGAGCCGGAGAAGGGGAGGTCGTATATAATCGACGTGAAGAAAGGGAGGATGAGGATTAGGTTGAAAGTGGGTTTAGCGTTAGGTGTTGTGGTTTTGTGCATTGCTCTTGGTGTGGGGATAATGCATTTTATTGAAGACATTGACTGGTTGGATTCGTTTTATCTCTCGGTTATGTCGGTTACTACTGTTGGTTATGGAGACAGGGCTTTTAAGACGTTGCCCGGTAGGCTTTTCGCTGCGGTGTGGCTGCTTGTGTCTACATTAGCCGTGGCTCGAGCTTTTTTGTATTTGGCTGAGGCGAGAGTTGATAAGAGAAATAGAGAGAGGGCTAAGAAAGTGCTTTGTGAGGCAATGTCTGTCTCTCAGTTCTTCGCTGCAGATATCGATAACAATGGCTGTGTGAG TAAAGCGGAGTATGTGATTTACAAactgaaggagatggggaaaatAACAGATAAGGACATAACTCTGATCTCTAAACAGTTTGACAAGCTCGACCGATGCAGCAATGGAAAGATTACTCTTGGAGATCTCTTGGATAGTAGCAGTGGAGATTGA